The following coding sequences are from one Pseudomonas mendocina window:
- the rplV gene encoding 50S ribosomal protein L22, with protein sequence MEVAAKLSGARISAQKARLVADQIRGKKVGEALNLLAFSSKKAAEIMKKVLESAVANAEHNEGADVDDLKVSTVFVNEGRSLKRIMPRAKGRADRIVKRSCHITVKVADK encoded by the coding sequence ATGGAAGTAGCCGCTAAGTTGTCGGGCGCTCGCATCTCCGCCCAGAAAGCCCGCTTGGTCGCCGACCAGATCCGCGGGAAGAAGGTGGGCGAAGCGCTCAACCTCCTGGCTTTCAGCAGTAAGAAAGCCGCCGAGATCATGAAGAAAGTGCTGGAGTCGGCCGTTGCCAACGCCGAGCACAACGAAGGCGCAGACGTTGATGACCTGAAGGTCAGCACCGTTTTCGTCAACGAAGGGCGTTCGCTTAAGCGCATCATGCCGCGTGCCAAAGGCCGTGCTGATCGCATCGTCAAGCGGTCTTGCCATATCACTGTCAAGGTTGCGGACAAGTAA
- the rplB gene encoding 50S ribosomal protein L2, translated as MAIVKCKPTSAGRRFVVKVVNQELHKGAPYAPLLEKKSKSGGRNNNGRITTRHIGGGHKQHYRLVDFRRNDKDGIPATVERVEYDPNRTAHIALLKYADGERRYIIAPKGVVAGDQLVAGNMAPIKPGNSLQLRNIPVGSTVHGIELKPGKGAQIARSAGASAQLIAREGAYVTLRLRSGEMRKVLSECRATLGEVSNSEHSLRSLGKAGAKRWRGVRPTVRGVAMNPVDHPHGGGEGRTSGGRHPVSPWGFPTKGAKTRANKRTDNMIVRRRK; from the coding sequence ATGGCAATCGTTAAGTGCAAACCGACTTCCGCTGGCCGCCGTTTTGTGGTCAAGGTGGTCAATCAGGAGCTGCACAAAGGCGCTCCGTACGCTCCGCTGCTCGAGAAAAAATCGAAGTCCGGTGGTCGTAACAACAATGGCCGTATTACCACCCGTCATATCGGTGGTGGTCACAAGCAGCATTACCGTCTGGTCGACTTCCGTCGCAACGACAAGGATGGCATTCCTGCCACCGTCGAGCGCGTGGAATACGATCCGAACCGTACTGCTCACATCGCTCTGCTGAAATACGCTGACGGCGAGCGCCGCTACATCATCGCCCCTAAAGGCGTTGTGGCTGGCGATCAACTGGTAGCCGGTAACATGGCACCGATCAAGCCGGGCAACAGCCTGCAGCTGCGCAACATTCCGGTGGGTTCGACCGTTCACGGTATCGAGCTGAAGCCGGGTAAAGGTGCTCAGATCGCTCGTTCCGCTGGCGCTTCCGCTCAGCTGATCGCTCGTGAAGGTGCCTATGTGACTCTGCGTCTGCGCTCCGGCGAAATGCGCAAAGTCCTGTCCGAGTGCCGTGCGACCCTGGGCGAAGTCTCGAACTCCGAGCACAGCCTGCGTTCGCTGGGTAAGGCCGGTGCCAAGCGCTGGCGCGGTGTTCGTCCGACCGTTCGTGGTGTTGCCATGAACCCGGTTGATCACCCGCACGGTGGTGGTGAGGGTCGTACCTCCGGTGGTCGTCATCCGGTGTCGCCATGGGGCTTCCCGACCAAGGGCGCGAAGACCCGTGCTAATAAGCGCACCGACAACATGATCGTCCGTCGTCGCAAGTAA
- the rplP gene encoding 50S ribosomal protein L16 has protein sequence MLQPKRTKFRKQMTGHNRGLAQRGSKVSFGEFALKSVARGRLTARQIESARRALTRHVKRGGKIWIRVFPDKPVTKKPLEVRMGKGKGGVEYWVAQIQPGKVLYEIEGVSEELAREAFALAAAKLPLATTFVKRTVM, from the coding sequence ATGTTGCAACCAAAGCGTACGAAGTTCCGCAAGCAGATGACCGGCCACAACCGTGGTCTGGCTCAGCGCGGTAGCAAGGTCAGCTTCGGCGAGTTCGCGCTGAAGTCTGTAGCCCGCGGTCGTCTCACCGCCCGTCAGATCGAGTCCGCTCGTCGTGCTCTGACTCGTCACGTAAAACGTGGCGGCAAGATCTGGATTCGCGTATTCCCGGACAAGCCGGTTACCAAGAAGCCTCTCGAAGTGCGGATGGGTAAAGGTAAGGGTGGCGTCGAATATTGGGTAGCCCAGATCCAGCCAGGCAAGGTCCTGTACGAGATCGAAGGCGTTTCCGAAGAGCTGGCGCGTGAGGCTTTCGCCCTGGCTGCTGCAAAGCTGCCGCTCGCCACCACCTTTGTTAAGCGGACGGTGATGTGA
- the rpsC gene encoding 30S ribosomal protein S3, whose amino-acid sequence MGQKVHPVGIRLGIVKDHTSVWYADGRNYADYLNADLKVRAYLQDKLKSASVSRIDIARPAQTARITIHTARPGIVIGKKGEDVEKLRQDLTKQMGVPVHINIEEIRKPELDGMLVAQSVAQQLERRVMFRRAMKRAVQNAMRIGAKGIKIQVSGRLGGAEIARTEWYREGRVPLHTLRADIDYATYEAHTTYGVIGVKVWIFKGEVIGGRTEELKPQAPAPRKAAKK is encoded by the coding sequence ATGGGTCAGAAAGTACATCCCGTTGGCATCCGCCTGGGAATCGTCAAGGATCACACTTCGGTCTGGTATGCAGATGGTCGCAATTATGCCGACTACCTGAATGCCGACCTGAAGGTTCGTGCATACCTGCAAGACAAACTAAAAAGCGCGTCCGTTAGCCGTATCGACATCGCTCGTCCGGCTCAAACCGCACGCATCACCATCCACACCGCTCGTCCCGGCATCGTGATCGGCAAGAAAGGTGAAGATGTTGAGAAGCTGCGTCAGGACCTGACCAAGCAAATGGGTGTGCCGGTGCACATCAACATCGAAGAGATCCGCAAGCCGGAGCTCGACGGTATGCTGGTTGCACAGAGCGTAGCTCAGCAGCTGGAGCGCCGCGTAATGTTCCGTCGCGCCATGAAGCGCGCAGTACAGAACGCCATGCGCATTGGTGCCAAGGGCATCAAGATCCAGGTGAGTGGTCGTCTCGGTGGCGCTGAAATCGCCCGTACCGAGTGGTATCGCGAAGGTCGTGTGCCGCTGCACACCCTGCGTGCAGATATCGATTACGCCACCTACGAAGCGCACACCACTTACGGTGTGATCGGCGTCAAGGTTTGGATCTTCAAGGGTGAGGTCATTGGTGGCCGCACTGAAGAGCTGAAGCCGCAAGCGCCCGCTCCTCGTAAAGCTGCTAAGAAATAA
- the rplF gene encoding 50S ribosomal protein L6: MSRVAKNPVVLPAGVEIKLAGQQLSVKGAKGALELNVHSSVEVIQEGSELRFAARNGDQQNRAMAGTTRALVNNMVIGVSQGFERKLQLVGVGYKAQAKGQVLNLALGFSHPIDYELPEGVVAETPNQTEILIKGIDKQLVGQVAAEIRDFRRPEPYKGKGVRYADEVVRRKEAKKK; the protein is encoded by the coding sequence ATGTCTCGCGTTGCTAAGAACCCCGTTGTGCTGCCTGCCGGTGTCGAGATCAAACTCGCCGGTCAGCAGCTCTCGGTGAAGGGTGCCAAGGGCGCTCTGGAACTGAACGTTCACTCGTCCGTGGAAGTGATCCAGGAAGGCAGCGAACTGCGTTTCGCCGCTCGTAACGGCGACCAGCAGAACCGTGCCATGGCCGGTACTACTCGCGCTCTGGTGAACAACATGGTCATCGGTGTCAGCCAAGGCTTCGAGCGTAAGCTGCAACTGGTCGGTGTGGGCTACAAAGCTCAAGCCAAAGGCCAGGTGCTGAACCTCGCACTGGGCTTCTCCCACCCGATCGACTACGAACTGCCGGAAGGCGTCGTGGCCGAAACCCCGAACCAGACCGAAATCCTGATCAAGGGTATCGACAAGCAACTGGTGGGTCAGGTGGCTGCGGAAATCCGTGACTTCCGTCGTCCTGAGCCCTACAAGGGCAAAGGCGTTCGTTACGCGGATGAAGTTGTCCGTCGTAAAGAAGCCAAGAAGAAGTAA
- the rplO gene encoding 50S ribosomal protein L15 produces the protein MQLNDLRSAPGARREKHRPGRGIGSGLGKTGGRGHKGQTSRSGGSIAPGFEGGQQPLHRRLPKFGFVSLKAMDRAEIRTSELNKVEGVVTLQALKDANLVGQHVQRVKVMLSGEVTRAVTLKGIAVTKGARAAIEAAGGKFED, from the coding sequence ATGCAACTGAACGATCTGCGTTCCGCGCCGGGTGCCCGTCGCGAGAAGCACCGTCCGGGCCGTGGCATCGGTAGCGGTCTGGGTAAGACTGGTGGCCGTGGTCACAAAGGTCAGACCTCCCGCTCCGGTGGCTCCATTGCTCCGGGCTTCGAGGGTGGTCAGCAGCCGCTGCACCGCCGTCTGCCGAAGTTTGGCTTCGTTTCCCTGAAGGCGATGGATCGTGCGGAAATTCGCACCTCCGAGCTGAACAAGGTTGAAGGCGTTGTTACTCTGCAGGCTCTGAAGGATGCCAATCTGGTTGGCCAACACGTACAGCGCGTAAAAGTCATGCTGTCCGGTGAGGTCACCCGTGCGGTCACCCTGAAAGGTATCGCCGTCACCAAAGGTGCGCGTGCGGCTATCGAAGCAGCTGGCGGTAAGTTCGAGGACTAA
- the rpmJ gene encoding 50S ribosomal protein L36, with protein MKVRASVKKLCRNCKIIRREGVVRVICSAEPRHKQRQG; from the coding sequence ATGAAAGTTCGTGCATCGGTGAAAAAGCTGTGCCGTAACTGCAAAATTATCCGTCGCGAAGGTGTCGTGCGGGTGATCTGCAGCGCAGAGCCGCGTCACAAACAGCGCCAAGGCTGA
- the rpmD gene encoding 50S ribosomal protein L30, with protein MANTVKVTLIKSTNGRLANHKACVKGLGLRRIGHTVEVLDTPENRGMINKAYYLLKVEG; from the coding sequence ATGGCTAACACCGTCAAAGTGACTCTGATCAAGAGCACCAATGGCCGTCTGGCCAATCACAAAGCTTGCGTCAAGGGCCTGGGCCTGCGTCGCATCGGTCACACCGTAGAGGTTCTGGATACTCCGGAAAACCGCGGCATGATCAACAAGGCTTACTACCTGCTGAAGGTGGAGGGTTAA
- the rpsM gene encoding 30S ribosomal protein S13, translated as MARIAGVNIPDNKHTVISLTYIFGVGRTTAQKICAATGVNPAAKIKDLTDEQIEQLRGEVAKVNTEGDLRREVNMKIKRLMDLGCYRGLRHRKGLPVRGQRTKTNARTRKGPRKPIRK; from the coding sequence ATGGCCCGTATTGCAGGCGTTAACATTCCGGATAACAAGCACACTGTTATCTCGCTGACCTACATCTTCGGTGTTGGTCGCACTACCGCACAGAAAATCTGTGCCGCTACCGGTGTAAACCCGGCAGCAAAGATCAAGGATCTGACTGACGAGCAGATCGAGCAACTGCGTGGCGAAGTAGCCAAGGTGAACACCGAAGGCGACCTGCGTCGTGAAGTGAATATGAAGATCAAACGCTTGATGGATCTGGGTTGCTACCGCGGCCTGCGTCATCGTAAAGGTCTGCCGGTTCGCGGTCAGCGTACCAAGACCAACGCTCGCACCCGTAAGGGCCCGCGTAAGCCGATCCGCAAGTAA
- the rpsQ gene encoding 30S ribosomal protein S17, with protein sequence MAEAEKTVRTLTGRVVSDKMDKTITVLIERRVKHPIYGKYVKRSTKLHAHDESNQCKIGDKVSIRETRPQSKTKSWALVEVVERAVEV encoded by the coding sequence ATGGCTGAAGCCGAAAAAACAGTCCGTACGCTGACCGGCCGTGTTGTCAGCGACAAGATGGACAAGACCATCACCGTTCTGATCGAGCGCCGTGTAAAGCACCCGATCTACGGTAAATACGTCAAGCGTTCGACCAAACTGCACGCTCACGACGAATCCAACCAGTGCAAGATCGGCGACAAGGTTTCCATCCGTGAAACCCGTCCGCAGTCCAAGACCAAGTCCTGGGCTCTGGTTGAAGTCGTCGAACGCGCCGTTGAAGTCTAA
- the secY gene encoding preprotein translocase subunit SecY, with the protein MAKQGALSALAGGGLSELWARLRFLFLAIIVYRIGAHIPVPGINPDRLADLFRQNEGTILSLFNMFSGGALERMSIFALGIMPYISASIIMQLMTAVSPQLEQLKKEGEAGRRKISQYTRYGTLILAFVQAIGMSAGLASQGVAFSGDFGFHFVAVTTFVAGAMFMMWLGEQITERGVGNGISMLIFAGIVAGLPSAIGQSFESARQGDINIFALIAIGLLAVAIIAFVVFIERGQRRIAVHYAKRQQGRKVFAAQTSHLPLKVNMAGVIPAIFASSLLLFPASLGAWFGQSEGLGWLQDISQAIAPGQPLNILLFSAGIIFFCFFYTALMFNPKDVAENLKKSGAFIPGIRPGEQSARYIDGVLTRLTMFGALYMTAVCLLPQFLVVAANVPFYLGGTSLLIVVVVVMDFMSQVQSHLVSHQYDSLMKKANLKGYGSGMLR; encoded by the coding sequence ATGGCTAAGCAAGGTGCTCTCTCAGCGCTGGCAGGTGGCGGGTTGTCCGAACTCTGGGCTCGTCTGCGTTTCCTGTTCCTGGCGATCATCGTCTACCGGATAGGTGCGCACATCCCGGTTCCTGGCATCAACCCAGACCGACTGGCGGATCTGTTCCGGCAGAATGAGGGGACCATTCTTAGCTTGTTCAACATGTTTTCCGGCGGCGCGCTGGAGCGGATGAGCATCTTTGCACTGGGGATCATGCCGTACATCTCGGCATCGATCATCATGCAGCTGATGACCGCCGTCAGCCCGCAGCTGGAGCAGTTGAAGAAGGAAGGTGAGGCTGGTCGTCGCAAGATCAGCCAATACACCCGCTACGGCACTCTCATCCTGGCTTTCGTTCAGGCTATCGGTATGTCTGCTGGTCTGGCGAGTCAGGGTGTGGCGTTCTCGGGCGATTTCGGCTTCCACTTCGTAGCGGTTACCACTTTTGTGGCGGGCGCGATGTTCATGATGTGGCTGGGCGAGCAGATCACCGAGCGCGGTGTCGGCAACGGTATCTCGATGCTGATTTTCGCGGGCATCGTCGCCGGTCTGCCGTCGGCAATCGGGCAGTCTTTCGAGTCTGCTCGTCAGGGCGATATCAACATCTTCGCTCTGATCGCCATCGGCCTGCTGGCAGTAGCGATCATCGCTTTCGTGGTGTTCATCGAGCGTGGTCAGCGCCGCATTGCGGTGCACTACGCCAAGCGTCAGCAGGGCCGCAAGGTCTTCGCTGCGCAGACCAGCCACCTGCCGCTGAAGGTGAACATGGCGGGCGTAATCCCGGCCATCTTTGCCAGCAGTCTGCTGTTGTTCCCGGCTTCGCTGGGAGCCTGGTTCGGTCAGTCCGAAGGTCTGGGCTGGCTGCAGGACATTTCGCAGGCGATCGCTCCTGGTCAGCCGTTGAACATTCTGCTGTTTAGTGCAGGGATCATTTTCTTCTGCTTCTTCTACACAGCGTTGATGTTCAACCCGAAAGACGTAGCGGAAAACCTGAAGAAGTCCGGTGCCTTTATTCCGGGTATCCGTCCGGGCGAGCAGTCGGCACGCTATATCGATGGCGTTCTGACCCGTTTGACCATGTTCGGTGCTCTGTACATGACGGCCGTGTGCCTGCTTCCCCAGTTTCTGGTGGTCGCGGCCAACGTTCCGTTCTACCTTGGCGGGACCTCGTTGCTGATCGTGGTCGTGGTTGTCATGGACTTCATGTCCCAAGTGCAATCGCACCTCGTGTCTCACCAGTACGATTCCCTGATGAAGAAAGCCAACCTGAAGGGTTATGGCAGCGGCATGCTCCGCTGA
- the rpsE gene encoding 30S ribosomal protein S5, with translation MANNDQKRDEGYIEKLVQVNRVAKTVKGGRIFTFTALTVVGDGKGRVGFGRGKSREVPAAIQKAMEAARRNMIQVDLNGTTLQYPIKSAHGASKVYMQPASEGTGIIAGGAMRAVLEVAGVQNVLAKCYGSTNPVNVVHATFKGLKTMQSPESVAAKRGKSVEEIL, from the coding sequence ATGGCAAATAACGACCAAAAGCGCGACGAAGGCTACATCGAGAAGCTGGTTCAGGTTAACCGCGTTGCCAAGACCGTAAAGGGTGGCCGTATCTTCACCTTCACCGCGCTGACCGTGGTTGGCGATGGTAAGGGTCGTGTCGGCTTCGGCCGCGGCAAGTCCCGTGAAGTGCCTGCTGCCATCCAGAAGGCGATGGAAGCTGCTCGTCGCAACATGATCCAGGTGGATCTGAACGGCACCACTCTGCAATACCCGATCAAGTCCGCTCATGGCGCCTCCAAGGTGTACATGCAGCCGGCTTCGGAAGGTACCGGTATCATCGCCGGCGGCGCTATGCGTGCCGTTCTGGAAGTGGCTGGTGTACAGAACGTTCTGGCCAAGTGCTACGGCTCGACCAACCCGGTGAACGTGGTTCATGCCACCTTCAAGGGCCTGAAGACCATGCAGTCTCCAGAATCCGTTGCGGCCAAGCGTGGCAAGAGCGTCGAGGAGATTCTCTAA
- the rpsS gene encoding 30S ribosomal protein S19, which produces MPRSLKKGPFIDLHLLKKVEAAVEKNDRKPVKTWSRRSMILPQMVGLTIAVHNGRQHVPVLVNEDMVGHKLGEFAGTRTYRGHVADKKAKR; this is translated from the coding sequence GTGCCACGTTCTCTGAAAAAAGGTCCTTTTATCGATCTTCACCTACTGAAGAAGGTCGAAGCGGCGGTGGAAAAGAATGATCGCAAGCCGGTTAAAACCTGGTCGCGTCGTTCCATGATCCTGCCGCAGATGGTCGGTCTGACCATCGCCGTGCATAACGGTCGTCAGCACGTCCCAGTTCTCGTGAACGAAGACATGGTCGGCCACAAACTGGGCGAATTTGCCGGCACCCGTACCTATCGTGGTCACGTGGCCGACAAGAAAGCCAAGCGTTAA
- the rplE gene encoding 50S ribosomal protein L5: MARLKEIYRKEIAPKLKEELKLANVMEVPRITKITLNMGLGEAIGDKKIIENAVADLEKITGQKVVVTHARKSIAGFKVREGWPIGVKVTLRRERMYEFLDRLLSISLPRVRDFRGLNAKSFDGRGNYSMGVKEQIIFPEIDYDKIDALRGLDITLTTTARNDDEGRALLRAFNFPFRN; encoded by the coding sequence ATGGCACGACTGAAAGAGATTTACCGGAAGGAAATCGCGCCCAAGCTGAAGGAAGAACTGAAGCTGGCGAACGTGATGGAAGTTCCGCGCATCACCAAGATCACCCTGAACATGGGCCTGGGCGAAGCGATCGGTGACAAGAAGATCATCGAAAACGCTGTTGCCGACCTCGAGAAGATCACCGGTCAGAAAGTCGTTGTGACTCATGCCCGCAAATCGATCGCTGGTTTCAAGGTTCGTGAAGGTTGGCCGATTGGCGTCAAGGTCACTCTGCGTCGCGAGCGTATGTACGAGTTCCTGGATCGTCTGCTGTCCATCTCCCTGCCGCGCGTGCGTGACTTCCGCGGCCTGAATGCCAAGTCCTTCGACGGTCGTGGCAACTACAGCATGGGCGTGAAAGAGCAGATCATCTTCCCGGAAATCGATTACGACAAGATCGATGCGCTGCGTGGTCTGGACATCACCCTGACTACCACTGCCCGTAACGATGATGAAGGCCGCGCTCTGCTGCGTGCTTTCAACTTCCCGTTCCGCAACTGA
- the rpmC gene encoding 50S ribosomal protein L29, which produces MKATELREKSAQQLNEQLLGLLRDQFNLRMQKATGQLGQSHLLSQVKRDIARVKTVLNQQAGK; this is translated from the coding sequence ATGAAAGCGACCGAACTTCGTGAAAAATCTGCGCAGCAACTGAACGAGCAACTGCTCGGTCTGCTGCGTGACCAGTTCAATCTGCGTATGCAGAAGGCAACTGGCCAGTTGGGGCAGTCTCACCTGCTCTCGCAAGTTAAGCGCGACATCGCTCGTGTGAAAACTGTGCTCAACCAGCAGGCAGGTAAGTGA
- the rpsN gene encoding 30S ribosomal protein S14: MAKTSMKNRELKRQQTVAKYAKKRAELKATIANPNTSPEARWEAQVALQKQPRDASASRLRNRCRITGRPHGVYRKFGLSRNKLREAAMRGDVPGLVKASW; encoded by the coding sequence ATGGCCAAGACAAGCATGAAGAACCGTGAGCTGAAGCGTCAGCAAACGGTTGCCAAGTACGCCAAGAAGCGTGCCGAGCTGAAAGCTACCATCGCCAACCCGAACACCAGTCCGGAAGCGCGTTGGGAAGCCCAGGTCGCTCTGCAGAAGCAGCCACGTGACGCCAGCGCCTCGCGTCTGCGTAACCGCTGCCGCATCACTGGCCGTCCGCACGGTGTATACCGTAAGTTCGGTCTGTCGCGTAACAAGCTGCGTGAAGCGGCTATGCGCGGCGACGTACCGGGCCTGGTGAAAGCCAGCTGGTAA
- the rplX gene encoding 50S ribosomal protein L24: protein MQKIRRDDEIIVIAGKDKGKRGKVLKVLADDRLVVGGINLVKRHTKPNPMSGVQGGIVEKEAPLHASNVAIFNTETNKADRVGFKVEDGKKIRVFKSTQKPVGA, encoded by the coding sequence ATGCAAAAGATTCGTCGTGACGACGAGATCATCGTGATCGCCGGCAAAGACAAAGGTAAGCGCGGTAAGGTGCTCAAGGTTCTCGCTGACGACCGTCTGGTCGTCGGTGGCATCAACCTGGTGAAGCGTCATACCAAGCCGAACCCGATGTCGGGCGTTCAAGGCGGTATCGTCGAGAAAGAAGCGCCTCTGCACGCTTCCAACGTTGCCATCTTCAACACTGAAACCAACAAGGCTGACCGCGTTGGCTTCAAGGTTGAAGACGGCAAGAAAATTCGTGTCTTCAAGTCCACCCAGAAGCCGGTTGGCGCTTGA
- the rpsK gene encoding 30S ribosomal protein S11, translated as MAKPAARTRKKVKKTVVDGIAHIHASFNNTIVTITDRQGNALSWATSGGSGFRGSRKSTPFAAQIAAERAGQAALEYGLKNLDVNVKGPGPGRESAVRALNACGYKIASITDVTPIPHNGCRPPKKRRV; from the coding sequence ATGGCAAAACCTGCTGCTCGTACTCGTAAAAAAGTCAAAAAGACAGTGGTGGACGGTATCGCCCACATCCACGCGTCTTTCAACAACACTATCGTGACCATCACTGACCGTCAGGGTAACGCCCTGTCCTGGGCTACTTCCGGTGGTTCGGGCTTCCGCGGTTCGCGTAAGTCCACTCCGTTCGCTGCTCAGATCGCCGCCGAGCGCGCTGGTCAGGCTGCACTGGAATACGGTCTGAAGAACCTCGACGTTAACGTCAAAGGTCCAGGCCCAGGTCGCGAATCCGCCGTGCGTGCTCTGAACGCCTGCGGCTACAAAATCGCCAGCATCACCGACGTGACGCCAATCCCGCACAACGGGTGCCGTCCGCCGAAGAAGCGTCGCGTGTAA
- the rplN gene encoding 50S ribosomal protein L14, producing MIQTQSMLDVADNSGARRVMCIKVLGGSHRRYAGIGDIIKVTVKEAIPRGKVKKGQVMTAVVVRTRHGVRRADGSIIRFDGNAAVLLNNKQEPIGTRIFGPVTRELRSEKFMKIVSLAPEVL from the coding sequence ATGATTCAGACTCAATCCATGCTCGATGTGGCTGACAACAGTGGTGCACGTCGCGTTATGTGCATCAAGGTGCTGGGCGGCTCTCATCGTCGCTACGCCGGCATCGGCGACATCATCAAGGTCACCGTCAAGGAAGCAATTCCGCGCGGCAAAGTGAAGAAAGGTCAGGTCATGACCGCAGTGGTCGTTCGTACCCGTCACGGCGTTCGCCGTGCCGACGGTTCGATCATCCGCTTCGACGGCAACGCTGCTGTTCTGCTGAACAACAAGCAAGAGCCGATCGGTACCCGTATCTTCGGGCCAGTGACCCGTGAACTGCGTTCCGAGAAGTTCATGAAGATCGTCTCGCTCGCCCCTGAAGTGCTTTAA
- the rpsD gene encoding 30S ribosomal protein S4, producing the protein MARYIGPKCKLSRREGTDLFLKSGVRALESKCNIEAAPGIHGQRRGRQSDYGTQLREKQKVRRIYGVLERQFSGYYKQAASQKGATGENLLQLLECRLDNVVYRMGFGATRAESRQLVSHKAISVNGQTVNVPSYQVKAGDVVAVREKSRNQLRIAQALELCAQRGRVEWVEVDAEKKSGVFKNVPARGDLSADINESLIVELYSK; encoded by the coding sequence ATGGCTCGTTACATTGGTCCCAAGTGCAAACTGTCTCGTCGTGAAGGCACCGATCTCTTTCTGAAGAGTGGTGTTCGCGCGCTTGAATCTAAGTGCAACATCGAAGCAGCCCCGGGTATCCACGGCCAGCGCCGTGGCCGTCAGTCCGACTACGGCACCCAGCTGCGTGAGAAGCAAAAAGTTCGTCGTATCTACGGCGTACTGGAGCGTCAATTCAGCGGTTACTACAAGCAAGCTGCCAGCCAGAAAGGCGCCACCGGCGAAAATCTGCTGCAACTGCTGGAGTGCCGTCTGGACAACGTGGTTTACCGTATGGGTTTTGGTGCTACTCGTGCCGAGTCCCGTCAGCTGGTTTCGCACAAAGCGATCAGCGTCAACGGTCAGACCGTAAACGTACCGTCCTACCAAGTTAAGGCTGGCGACGTCGTTGCTGTTCGCGAGAAATCGCGCAATCAGCTGCGCATCGCTCAGGCTCTCGAGCTCTGCGCCCAGCGTGGCCGTGTTGAGTGGGTAGAAGTAGACGCCGAGAAGAAGTCTGGTGTGTTCAAGAACGTACCGGCTCGTGGCGATCTGTCCGCTGACATCAACGAGAGCCTGATTGTCGAGCTCTACTCCAAGTAA
- the rpsH gene encoding 30S ribosomal protein S8: MSMQDPLADMLTRIRNAQMAEKSVVSMPSSTLKVAVAKVLKDEGYIAGYEVNGEAKPQLSIELKYFEGRPVIEEVKRVSRPGLRQYKSVDDLPKVRGGLGVSIVSTNKGVMTDRAARAAGVGGEVLCTVF, translated from the coding sequence ATGAGTATGCAGGACCCGTTAGCGGACATGCTAACTCGTATCCGTAATGCCCAGATGGCTGAAAAGTCCGTCGTAAGCATGCCTTCTTCCACTCTGAAGGTAGCCGTAGCCAAAGTTCTGAAAGACGAAGGTTACATTGCGGGTTATGAAGTCAATGGTGAAGCCAAGCCACAACTGTCCATCGAGCTGAAGTACTTCGAAGGCCGTCCGGTCATCGAGGAAGTCAAGCGCGTGAGCCGTCCTGGCCTTCGTCAATACAAATCCGTCGATGACCTGCCGAAGGTTCGCGGCGGTCTCGGTGTTTCCATCGTCTCCACCAACAAAGGTGTGATGACGGATCGCGCTGCGCGCGCTGCCGGTGTCGGCGGCGAAGTGCTCTGCACCGTGTTCTAA
- the rplR gene encoding 50S ribosomal protein L18, translated as MTDKKVTRLRRARKARLKMHELEAVRLCVYRSSQHIYAQVISADGSKVLASASTLDKALRDGATGNVDAAKKVGALVAERAKAAGVTQVAFDRSGFKYHGRVKALADAAREGGLEF; from the coding sequence ATGACCGACAAAAAAGTTACTCGTCTGCGTCGCGCTCGCAAAGCACGCCTGAAAATGCACGAGCTCGAAGCCGTGCGTCTGTGCGTGTATCGCTCTTCGCAGCACATCTATGCCCAGGTCATCTCGGCCGACGGCAGCAAGGTTCTGGCCAGCGCCTCTACCTTGGACAAAGCACTGCGTGATGGCGCCACCGGCAACGTCGACGCGGCCAAGAAAGTTGGTGCGCTGGTTGCTGAGCGTGCGAAAGCCGCTGGTGTGACCCAGGTGGCATTCGACCGTTCTGGCTTCAAGTACCACGGCCGCGTCAAGGCGCTGGCTGATGCTGCTCGTGAAGGCGGGCTGGAGTTCTAA